A window of the Cicer arietinum cultivar CDC Frontier isolate Library 1 chromosome 6, Cicar.CDCFrontier_v2.0, whole genome shotgun sequence genome harbors these coding sequences:
- the LOC101490511 gene encoding V-type proton ATPase subunit E2 — MKDADVSKQIQQMIRFIRQEAEEKANEISVAAEEEFNIEKLQLLEAEKRKIRQEYERKAKQIDVRRKIEYSMQLNASRLKVLQAQDEVVNSMKDAAKKAILRIANDKKVYKKLIKDMIVQGLLRLREPSVLLRCRESDRKLVESLLEEAKKEYSEKANVQVPQIALDDRVYLPPQPKNGSVDSHEPFCSGGVVLASEDGKIVLENTLDARLDVIFRQKLPEIRKRLLG, encoded by the exons atgaaggaTGCAGATGTGTCAAAGCAAATCCAGCAGATGATTAGGTTCATCCGCCAAGAAGCTGAAGAGAAAGCTAATGAAATATCTGTTGCTGCAGAAGAG GAATTCAATATTGAAAAACTACAATTACTTGAAGCTGAAAAGAGGAAGATCAGACAAGAGTACGAGCGAAAAGCCAAACAGATAGATGTTCGTAGAAAGAT TGAATACTCAATGCAGCTGAATGCATCTCGTCTAAAAGTACTCCAAGCACAGGATGAGGTGGTGAATTCTATGAAAGATGCGGCTAAAAAAGCAATTTTACGTATCGCAAATGATAAGAAAGTATACAAGAAACTGATCAAAGATATGATTGTTCAG GGTTTACTACGCCTGAGGGAACCATCTGTACTACTGCGATGTAGGGAGAGTGACCGTAAACTGGTTGAGTCATTGCTAGAGGAAGCTAAAAAAGAATACTCAGAGAAAGCAAATGTGCAAGTTCCCCAAATTGCCCTTGATGATCGTGTTTACCTCCCACCACAACCAAAAAATGGCTCCGTCGATTCGCATGAACCTTTCTG TTCTGGAGGAGTAGTATTGGCATCAGAGGATGGAAAAATAGTGTTGGAGAATACCCTTGATGCACGACTTGATGTCATTTTTCGACAGAAGTTACCTGAG ATACGAAAGCGCCTGTTAGGTTGA